In a genomic window of Anoxybacter fermentans:
- the helD gene encoding RNA polymerase recycling motor HelD, whose amino-acid sequence MLKEHPAYQEELDRLEMTKKEVEKAIELFSTRRDQLKGEIVENLKEFRRKPDENSQTYINILTGIQFVKFYNEKLNGLERSRKKPYFARIDFTPQNGNKTQVCYIGKTGLTREEDNYPVIIDWRAPIANLYYEGRLGKASYKVPDKTAKKEYIIEGNLTLKRQFNIEDGELKEIFDIDITTNDPLLQKSLGAHADNRLKDIAATIQAEQNRIIRANLKQPLIVQGVAGSGKTTVALHRIAYLIYTYEKVFDPETFMIIAPNRLFLNYISEVLPELGVERVKQTTFIDFMLELLDSKIKLANPNQKLTFFVNNQDNNKAKLLKLASKFKSSLTFKKVIDKYLNDIEENFIPKKDLKIEGETIITSSEIKSIFLSEYKYYPIYTRISKLKKRLNRLVKKKVNELIENEQAKTDREVDKYYLSNSSSEKERQRILKIIEERDRKIKDLEKRSKTLVKEYLTTLPQLNLLDYYKNLITDPEKLNIYTGGHIHDKILKFIAQHSAQIFDSGQIELEDLAPLVYLKYHLYGIGKRPKLSHVVIDEAQDLSLFQLYLLRKISRTDSFTIMGDLAQGIHSYRAINNWEDVIQRIFPKCNVNYTTLEKSYRTTIEIMNLANQLIKHYPNKKITQAKPIIRHGELPYLLKNRTPEEIVQFILEEIRKLKDKEFKTIAIIGKTIDECKKIYNYFPEKAKVELITEDMNEYEGGIMILPSYLAKGLEFDAVFIVTFEEEYQKEELDIKLLYIAMTRALHRLYLCSKGEISPLLKNIDKKLYQSLNLPNNS is encoded by the coding sequence ATGCTAAAAGAACACCCCGCATATCAAGAGGAATTAGACAGGCTAGAGATGACAAAAAAAGAGGTGGAAAAGGCAATAGAACTATTTTCCACCCGGCGGGACCAGTTAAAAGGTGAGATAGTTGAAAACCTTAAAGAGTTCAGAAGAAAACCAGATGAAAACAGTCAAACATATATTAATATACTGACCGGTATTCAATTCGTTAAATTTTATAATGAAAAATTAAATGGACTTGAACGTTCACGAAAAAAACCCTACTTTGCAAGAATTGATTTCACCCCACAGAATGGGAACAAAACCCAGGTATGCTATATCGGTAAAACCGGTTTGACACGGGAAGAAGATAATTACCCGGTCATCATAGATTGGCGCGCTCCCATTGCCAACCTTTATTATGAAGGCCGACTGGGAAAAGCCAGTTATAAAGTTCCCGATAAAACCGCAAAAAAAGAATATATCATCGAAGGAAATCTCACTCTCAAACGTCAGTTTAACATTGAAGATGGGGAACTTAAAGAAATTTTTGATATTGATATCACTACAAATGACCCCCTTTTACAAAAATCCCTCGGAGCCCACGCTGATAACCGTTTAAAAGATATAGCTGCCACCATACAGGCTGAACAAAACCGAATCATCCGGGCCAATTTAAAACAACCCCTCATTGTTCAAGGAGTAGCGGGAAGTGGTAAAACTACAGTTGCACTTCACCGGATTGCCTATTTAATCTATACTTATGAAAAAGTTTTTGATCCTGAAACCTTTATGATCATTGCTCCTAACCGTCTCTTTTTAAATTATATCTCTGAAGTTTTACCTGAATTGGGTGTAGAACGGGTAAAACAAACCACATTTATTGATTTTATGTTAGAGCTTCTTGACAGTAAGATTAAACTAGCCAATCCCAATCAAAAACTTACCTTCTTTGTTAATAATCAGGACAATAATAAAGCAAAACTCTTAAAATTAGCTTCCAAATTCAAAAGCTCTCTAACCTTTAAAAAAGTTATTGATAAATACCTGAATGATATTGAAGAAAATTTCATTCCAAAGAAAGATTTAAAAATTGAGGGTGAGACAATTATAACATCCAGTGAGATAAAGAGTATCTTCCTTTCGGAATATAAATATTACCCCATCTACACACGAATCTCCAAATTGAAAAAACGCTTAAACCGCCTTGTTAAAAAGAAAGTTAATGAGTTGATCGAAAATGAACAGGCTAAAACCGACAGGGAAGTTGACAAGTACTATTTATCCAATTCCAGTTCAGAAAAAGAACGTCAAAGGATACTCAAAATTATAGAAGAACGAGATAGAAAAATTAAAGATTTAGAAAAACGTTCAAAAACCCTGGTCAAAGAATATCTGACAACCTTGCCACAATTAAATCTGCTGGATTATTATAAAAATCTAATCACCGATCCGGAAAAATTAAATATCTATACTGGTGGACATATACATGATAAAATCCTTAAATTTATTGCCCAACATTCGGCTCAAATTTTTGATTCAGGTCAAATAGAACTGGAAGATCTGGCTCCACTGGTTTATCTTAAATACCATCTTTATGGCATTGGCAAGCGTCCTAAGTTAAGTCATGTTGTAATCGATGAAGCTCAGGATTTAAGTCTTTTTCAGTTATATCTTTTAAGAAAGATCAGCCGTACCGATTCTTTTACCATTATGGGGGACCTGGCCCAGGGTATTCATTCCTATCGCGCCATCAATAATTGGGAAGATGTGATACAGCGAATTTTCCCTAAGTGTAATGTCAACTACACTACTTTAGAGAAAAGTTACCGGACTACCATTGAGATCATGAATCTAGCTAATCAATTGATTAAACATTATCCAAATAAAAAAATCACTCAGGCTAAGCCCATTATCAGACACGGTGAGTTACCATATCTCCTTAAAAATCGTACTCCTGAAGAAATTGTTCAATTTATCTTAGAAGAAATTAGAAAATTAAAAGATAAAGAATTTAAAACTATAGCTATAATAGGTAAAACCATAGACGAATGTAAAAAAATTTATAACTATTTCCCTGAAAAAGCCAAAGTTGAACTAATTACAGAAGATATGAATGAATATGAAGGAGGGATAATGATTCTCCCTTCCTATCTGGCTAAGGGTCTGGAATTTGACGCCGTATTTATTGTCACTTTTGAGGAAGAATATCAAAAAGAAGAATTGGATATCAAACTTTTATATATCGCCATGACTAGAGCCCTCCACCGACTCTATCTCTGCTCAAAAGGAGAAATCTCGCCACTGTTAAAAAATATAGATAAAAAATTATATCAGTCTCTCAATCTCCCCAATAACAGCTAA